A section of the Terriglobia bacterium genome encodes:
- a CDS encoding transporter: MSVLPLSLLVAVAISACAQQEAGTPKIPEEARQREDPAANPARPTVSTPATLTPVGYFQFETGFLGAWHSPEFSSQSSLNEVVKFSLTRRIELLAAVGPFAHSRAENQTANGTGDVALGVQGVVHQGEGARPTIALSYFRRVYSGGTPDLDFGSARNSMLLLASADVKGFHYDTNFLFNEVIDNAIHRAQFGQTLSVSHSLVKKFGISGEIWHFTQPLLRSNAVGNLWALNYNMRKNLVLDGGVSHGLTSTSTRWEVFLGFTYLLPHKVSARNGANSR; the protein is encoded by the coding sequence TTGTCGGTACTACCACTGTCATTGTTGGTAGCCGTCGCGATCTCCGCCTGCGCACAGCAGGAAGCCGGAACGCCGAAAATCCCGGAGGAAGCGCGCCAGCGGGAGGACCCCGCTGCCAACCCCGCCAGACCCACTGTGTCCACGCCCGCAACCCTGACTCCGGTTGGCTACTTTCAATTTGAAACCGGGTTCTTGGGTGCGTGGCACTCTCCCGAATTCTCTTCCCAGTCAAGTCTCAATGAGGTGGTGAAGTTTTCTTTAACGCGCCGGATCGAATTGTTAGCCGCGGTAGGACCGTTTGCCCATTCCCGCGCTGAAAACCAAACTGCAAATGGGACGGGAGACGTGGCGCTGGGAGTGCAAGGAGTTGTCCATCAGGGAGAAGGCGCGCGGCCAACAATTGCATTGAGTTATTTCCGACGAGTGTACAGTGGAGGCACACCCGACCTCGATTTTGGCAGCGCCAGAAACTCAATGCTCCTTCTTGCCAGCGCGGACGTAAAAGGCTTCCATTACGACACCAATTTTCTCTTCAACGAAGTCATCGACAACGCGATTCACCGCGCCCAGTTCGGGCAGACGCTCTCGGTTTCGCATTCACTCGTGAAGAAATTCGGTATCTCCGGAGAAATATGGCATTTCACTCAGCCTCTTCTGCGAAGCAATGCCGTCGGCAACTTGTGGGCGCTGAATTACAACATGCGGAAAAACCTCGTGCTCGATGGCGGTGTCAGTCATGGACTCACGAGTACATCCACACGTTGGGAAGTGTTTCTGGGATTCACTTACCTGCTGCCGCATAAGGTCTCGGCGAGGAACGGCGCAAACTCTAGATAG
- a CDS encoding universal stress protein, translating into MYEKILVTLDGTSSDRAIIEHVKQLAKLAQSRLVLLHVADGWAARTYGPDAVSPEIAEDTAYLETIRAEFQAMGIPTEAELAYGEPVKEIIKWIQHKGCDLVAMSTHGHRFLADIFLGTTAIRVQHSVSVPVLLLRAK; encoded by the coding sequence ATGTATGAAAAGATTCTCGTGACTTTGGACGGCACGTCCAGCGATCGGGCGATTATCGAACACGTCAAACAGCTCGCGAAGCTCGCGCAGAGCCGCTTGGTGTTGCTTCATGTGGCCGATGGATGGGCAGCTAGGACCTACGGCCCGGACGCGGTCAGTCCCGAAATCGCCGAAGACACTGCCTACCTGGAAACAATCCGGGCAGAGTTTCAAGCCATGGGCATTCCCACAGAGGCCGAGCTGGCCTACGGCGAGCCGGTCAAGGAAATCATCAAATGGATTCAGCACAAGGGTTGCGACCTGGTGGCGATGAGCACACATGGGCACCGGTTCCTTGCCGATATTTTCCTGGGTACCACAGCCATCCGAGTCCAGCACAGTGTCAGCGTGCCCGTTCTTCTGCTTCGGGCGAAATGA
- a CDS encoding Nramp family divalent metal transporter → MATEVPHGNHPSLEGMHSTVEVPHHQAGFWEQWRAFVGPAILVSVGYMDPGNWGTDLQGGAQFKYGLIWVVGLASLMAIFMQVISARLGVVTGKDLAQCCRDWYPKWTRWPNWLMSEVAIGACDLAEVLGSAVALNLLFHIPLPWAVIITGLDVLLLLALQRFGMRTIEAIVLLLIATIGVCYFIEIFVLPQTQPDFLEMGRALVSPHFRHSGMLYIAIGMIGATVMPHNLYLHSALVQSRQLQKDELSVRRAIQFNTIDSIAALTIAFFVNAAILVLAATVFFGKESVTVAGGQVVKFSADSDWIRVAYLTLAPLLGTTAASTLFAVALLASGQSSTITGTLAGQVVMEGFMHWRIQPWLRRLITRTLAILPAVLIIGLRGDSSVTDLLTLSQVVLALQLPFAMFPLLHFTSSGKRMGAWKNGWFLLISGWTSAILITAMDIYGLPDSLKAAWHVITGG, encoded by the coding sequence ATGGCAACGGAGGTTCCACACGGCAACCACCCATCTTTGGAGGGGATGCACAGTACCGTCGAGGTGCCGCACCATCAGGCCGGCTTCTGGGAGCAGTGGCGGGCTTTCGTCGGGCCGGCGATCCTCGTCAGCGTCGGCTACATGGACCCCGGCAACTGGGGGACGGACCTGCAAGGCGGCGCTCAGTTCAAGTACGGGCTAATATGGGTGGTCGGCCTGGCCAGCCTGATGGCCATCTTCATGCAGGTGATTTCCGCCCGATTGGGCGTGGTCACGGGCAAGGATCTCGCCCAATGCTGCCGCGATTGGTACCCCAAGTGGACCCGCTGGCCCAATTGGCTGATGAGCGAAGTGGCCATTGGCGCCTGTGACTTGGCGGAGGTTCTGGGGAGTGCCGTGGCCCTCAACCTGCTGTTCCACATCCCGCTGCCGTGGGCGGTCATCATCACAGGCTTGGACGTGCTGCTACTGTTGGCCTTGCAACGTTTTGGGATGCGCACCATCGAGGCCATAGTCCTGCTGCTGATCGCGACCATCGGCGTGTGCTACTTCATCGAGATCTTCGTTCTCCCGCAGACCCAGCCCGACTTTCTGGAGATGGGACGGGCGCTGGTGTCGCCACACTTTCGTCATTCCGGGATGTTATATATCGCCATCGGTATGATCGGCGCGACCGTGATGCCCCACAACCTGTACCTGCACTCGGCGCTGGTACAGAGCCGCCAGTTGCAGAAGGACGAACTGTCTGTTCGTCGCGCGATCCAGTTCAACACCATCGACTCGATCGCGGCCCTGACCATCGCCTTCTTCGTCAATGCCGCGATCCTGGTGCTGGCGGCAACGGTGTTCTTCGGCAAGGAAAGCGTGACCGTAGCCGGCGGCCAGGTGGTCAAGTTCAGCGCCGACAGTGATTGGATCCGGGTCGCGTATCTGACGCTGGCGCCGTTGCTGGGGACGACCGCTGCCAGCACACTGTTTGCGGTGGCGCTTCTGGCGAGCGGCCAGAGCAGCACCATCACCGGCACTCTCGCCGGGCAAGTCGTGATGGAAGGCTTCATGCATTGGCGCATCCAGCCGTGGCTGCGGCGGCTCATCACCCGCACGCTGGCCATCCTGCCGGCGGTCCTCATCATCGGCCTCCGCGGCGACAGCAGCGTTACCGACCTGCTGACCCTCAGTCAAGTGGTGCTGGCGCTGCAGCTCCCCTTCGCCATGTTCCCGCTCCTGCACTTCACCAGCTCCGGCAAGCGGATGGGAGCTTGGAAGAACGGTTGGTTTCTATTGATTTCCGGTTGGACCAGCGCAATTCTGATCACCGCGATGGACATTTATGGCCTGCCGGACTCGCTCAAGGCTGCCTGGCACGTCATCACCGGCGGGTGA
- a CDS encoding metal-dependent transcriptional regulator has product MITVSKEDYLKAIFEAENEAEAVISATLANWLKVSAPAVTMALRRLTRDGLVEVRKDGRVRLTDEGRRIAKRIAVRHHLIERMLTEIFGMPWYRTHDEAERLEHAVSADFESLLVKKLGRGGACPHGNFAIVDSPAQKRRRGYKLLSEAEPGQSYTVASVYERDSKLGELLDRRGIRPGSELYLRERNYDQTLSIGTSAGAIVLGGPAAEKIWVSSPPPVPASKR; this is encoded by the coding sequence ATGATCACGGTTTCCAAAGAAGACTATCTGAAAGCGATTTTCGAAGCGGAGAACGAAGCCGAAGCCGTTATCTCAGCGACGCTGGCGAATTGGCTGAAGGTTTCGGCGCCCGCGGTCACCATGGCTTTACGCCGGTTAACGCGTGATGGCCTGGTAGAGGTGCGCAAAGACGGGCGGGTGCGGTTGACCGATGAAGGACGGCGGATCGCAAAGCGTATCGCGGTCCGACACCACCTCATCGAACGGATGCTGACCGAGATCTTCGGTATGCCGTGGTACCGCACCCATGACGAAGCCGAAAGGCTGGAGCACGCCGTGTCAGCGGATTTCGAGTCGTTGTTGGTCAAGAAACTTGGGCGAGGCGGAGCTTGTCCTCACGGAAATTTCGCGATCGTCGATAGCCCCGCCCAGAAGCGCAGGCGTGGGTACAAGCTGCTGTCGGAAGCGGAACCTGGCCAGAGCTACACCGTGGCCAGCGTGTACGAGAGGGATTCGAAGCTGGGGGAGTTGCTTGATCGACGCGGCATCAGGCCTGGAAGCGAGCTGTATCTGCGCGAGCGCAACTACGACCAGACCCTCTCGATCGGCACGTCCGCGGGCGCTATTGTCCTGGGCGGCCCCGCAGCAGAGAAAATCTGGGTGTCTTCTCCTCCCCCGGTTCCAGCATCGAAGCGTTAG
- a CDS encoding AAA family ATPase, which produces MPELVFAREEELGEVRRRLARRQPFLLHGPAGVGKTLLLKTLLPEFPQVLYCGDSTSVKGIFHALGSALVRAGDPYAAAGLGKGAKGLEHKSSVAIRGIVRDALRAASYVVVLDHAAGASQALFSSIKEAVQSAATPVVAVSRSAHMEDLGFLLNLYPDRSDRLQIRNFDPATALAFAREGAAQSGLQALNMAEFLERLVELSQGNPGAILALIEMARDPRYRSAERIKVTPLYIDFRLRWNAHA; this is translated from the coding sequence ATGCCAGAGCTGGTGTTTGCGCGCGAGGAGGAACTCGGCGAGGTCCGGCGCCGCCTGGCCCGGCGGCAGCCGTTTCTCCTGCATGGTCCGGCCGGGGTGGGCAAGACGCTGCTGCTGAAAACCCTACTGCCGGAGTTCCCGCAGGTGCTGTATTGCGGTGATTCCACCAGCGTCAAAGGCATTTTTCATGCGCTGGGAAGCGCTCTGGTGAGGGCCGGCGACCCGTACGCGGCGGCTGGTCTGGGCAAAGGAGCGAAGGGTCTTGAGCACAAGAGTTCGGTGGCGATCCGGGGGATCGTCCGCGATGCGCTGCGCGCCGCGAGCTACGTGGTCGTTCTGGACCACGCCGCAGGCGCCTCTCAGGCCTTGTTCTCGTCCATCAAGGAGGCGGTCCAGTCGGCTGCCACTCCGGTGGTCGCCGTCTCCCGCTCCGCCCACATGGAGGACCTCGGGTTCCTGCTGAATCTGTATCCAGACCGCTCCGACCGGCTGCAAATCCGGAATTTCGACCCGGCGACGGCTCTCGCCTTCGCGCGTGAGGGCGCCGCGCAGTCAGGGCTGCAAGCATTGAACATGGCAGAGTTCCTGGAACGCCTGGTCGAGCTCAGTCAGGGAAATCCCGGGGCCATCCTCGCGCTCATCGAGATGGCCCGCGACCCGAGGTATCGCTCCGCGGAGCGCATCAAGGTGACGCCGCTCTACATCGACTTCCGCTTGCGGTGGAACGCGCATGCCTGA
- a CDS encoding DUF190 domain-containing protein: protein MKARRVSIFINEADEWHGHPLHMALLRLLAKQGLAGATVVRGVAGYTKAAGITTTSLVDAGGLLPLVVEFVESEENVERIMPSIAEMIGNRLVTTMEVEVRLGGAFPDSH, encoded by the coding sequence ATGAAAGCCAGACGCGTGTCGATCTTCATCAACGAGGCGGATGAGTGGCACGGCCACCCTCTGCACATGGCGCTGCTCCGGTTGCTGGCCAAGCAGGGCCTTGCGGGAGCGACGGTGGTGCGCGGCGTCGCCGGGTATACGAAAGCGGCAGGGATCACGACAACCTCGCTGGTGGACGCCGGGGGTCTGCTTCCCCTGGTGGTCGAGTTCGTCGAATCGGAGGAAAACGTCGAGCGCATCATGCCCAGCATCGCCGAAATGATCGGTAACCGACTGGTTACGACCATGGAAGTCGAGGTCAGGTTGGGCGGCGCTTTTCCGGACTCTCACTGA
- a CDS encoding dynamin family protein yields MIAIDRASVLDRLGAIAAELGAERVAADARARAERVAEGLFYAAFVGQFKRGKSTLINALVGEPILPAGVVPVTAIPTVIRFGSQRAARIRTQSGAWQEIGPDTVEQYVSEEKNPGNEKGVSGVEIFLPCPLLATGMCLVDTPGLGSVFTGNTAATHEFIPHIDAAVVVIGTDPPLAGDELELVKTVAAVLNDILVVLNKADRVTEVERSAASTFARRMLAEHLETPIGPIFEISAAERLEGRGPERDWGNFVRSLEELAEGSGRITQAAGERGVRRISKELLATLHQETEAMLRPDEESERRITALRETLAQAETSLRELGALLGAEQQRLSQSLIERRKMFLRRALPPAQEELSGVLHAIPRRGGPGFRRNAMSAAQDVARRQLNPWLESEQVHAEEAYRQGVQRFVQLGNDFLRRLAAADVPELAEMPEALDLEPGFRTRSRFHFHELVRIAQPASPFRYVADQALGLMRAYGGIAGDALRFVGDLMEINSSRVQNDIDERMRESRRQLESEIRGLLHDVRSIAERAIVHAREAHAAGAQAVTAALERLAALEAEVRSLRGPEDVSMQ; encoded by the coding sequence GTGATCGCGATTGACCGAGCTTCCGTTCTCGACCGGCTAGGAGCGATCGCCGCGGAACTGGGAGCGGAACGCGTTGCCGCCGACGCCCGCGCCCGGGCCGAGCGCGTGGCCGAAGGCCTGTTCTACGCGGCCTTTGTCGGCCAGTTCAAACGCGGGAAATCCACCCTGATCAACGCTCTGGTGGGCGAACCCATTCTTCCGGCGGGAGTCGTCCCGGTCACGGCGATCCCAACGGTGATCCGGTTCGGATCGCAGCGCGCCGCCCGCATCCGGACTCAGAGCGGCGCCTGGCAGGAGATCGGTCCCGACACAGTGGAGCAATACGTCTCGGAAGAGAAGAATCCCGGCAACGAAAAGGGAGTGAGCGGGGTGGAGATTTTCCTGCCCTGCCCTTTGCTGGCCACGGGGATGTGCCTGGTGGACACTCCCGGTCTGGGCTCGGTGTTCACCGGCAACACGGCGGCGACCCACGAATTCATCCCGCACATCGACGCGGCGGTAGTGGTGATCGGTACGGACCCGCCGCTCGCGGGAGATGAACTCGAGCTGGTGAAGACGGTCGCGGCCGTGTTGAACGACATTCTGGTGGTGCTGAACAAGGCCGACCGCGTGACGGAAGTAGAACGATCGGCGGCTAGCACGTTTGCTCGCCGCATGCTGGCAGAGCACCTGGAGACACCGATCGGCCCGATCTTCGAGATCAGCGCCGCGGAGCGCCTGGAGGGCCGGGGGCCGGAACGGGATTGGGGAAACTTCGTCCGCAGCCTGGAAGAACTGGCGGAGGGGTCGGGGCGCATCACGCAGGCTGCGGGGGAACGCGGCGTGCGCCGCATCAGCAAGGAACTGCTCGCCACCCTGCACCAGGAGACAGAAGCGATGCTTCGCCCGGACGAAGAGTCGGAGCGGCGCATCACGGCTCTGCGCGAGACACTCGCCCAAGCCGAGACCTCCCTCCGCGAGCTCGGGGCCCTCCTCGGGGCGGAGCAGCAGCGCCTTTCGCAATCGCTCATTGAGCGACGGAAAATGTTCCTCCGCCGCGCACTCCCGCCGGCGCAGGAAGAGTTGTCCGGAGTCCTGCACGCGATCCCGCGCCGTGGCGGGCCGGGGTTTCGGAGGAACGCCATGTCGGCTGCCCAGGACGTCGCGCGGCGACAGCTGAATCCGTGGCTCGAAAGCGAGCAGGTCCACGCAGAGGAGGCCTATCGCCAGGGTGTGCAGCGCTTCGTTCAGCTAGGCAACGATTTCCTGCGCCGCCTGGCCGCAGCGGATGTCCCCGAACTGGCGGAGATGCCCGAAGCGCTCGACCTTGAGCCCGGATTCCGTACGCGCTCGCGCTTCCACTTTCACGAACTGGTGAGGATCGCCCAGCCTGCCTCGCCCTTCCGCTACGTTGCGGACCAGGCGTTGGGGCTGATGCGCGCGTACGGAGGCATAGCGGGCGACGCCTTGCGGTTTGTCGGGGACCTCATGGAAATCAACAGCTCTCGCGTGCAGAACGACATTGACGAGCGCATGCGGGAGAGCCGGCGGCAGCTGGAGAGCGAGATCCGGGGCCTGCTGCACGATGTCAGATCGATCGCGGAACGTGCCATCGTGCATGCCCGCGAGGCGCACGCAGCGGGAGCCCAGGCGGTCACGGCGGCGTTGGAGCGTCTTGCGGCGCTGGAGGCTGAAGTTCGCAGCTTGCGCGGTCCGGAGGACGTCTCGATGCAGTAG
- a CDS encoding GAF domain-containing protein: MSAPARPATHGSVHVLPVVVYFDGDVVCREVMRGTQRYRRMAWTKLDIKAAEKVVVTSSERLVRENYEKLRDPSVRVIALTDERFQDPRLDSVVYAYLPPNTPNDLMERMVDNAVDHIHLHATRRQVGEQLAGATREISELNKIGAALSAEHDTERLLDMILTKCREITQSDAGSLYLVEAEESKLPPGKVKDERKEQRKHLLFKLAQNDSRSFPFKETTMELSKKSIAGYVALTGEGLRLGDAYELPEDVPFSFSRRFDESSGYRTKSILAIPMRNQKAEVVGVVQLLNAKRNYDIKLEDAAMVETEVVSYTQRQQELVESLASQAAVAYENSQLYEAIQRMLEGFVKASVIAIEARDPTTSGHSFRVANLTVALAESVDRCDAGPFADLKFARSEMKEIRYASLLHDFGKVGVREEVLVKAKKLYPAQMDLIQQRIEFAKRTREVEILRAKLEHLLEQGRESFAKRTPELDAELERQLRLLDDYLGIISKANEPTVLPEGSFDMLQGISAEKFVSFAGEERVLLTPDEVRLLSIRKGSLDDSERLQIESHVVHTFNFLQQIPWTREIRAIPEIARGHHEKLNGKGYPYKLSAPEIPVQTRMMTISDIFDALSASDRPYKKAVSQERAIEILGFAVKDGELDPELFKIFLEAKVFEKWKIEPYPY; encoded by the coding sequence ATGAGCGCACCGGCACGACCCGCGACGCACGGTAGTGTCCACGTACTCCCCGTCGTGGTGTATTTCGACGGGGACGTGGTGTGCCGGGAGGTGATGCGGGGCACGCAGCGATACCGGCGGATGGCGTGGACGAAGCTCGACATCAAGGCGGCGGAAAAGGTGGTGGTCACGTCGTCGGAACGGCTGGTGCGGGAAAACTACGAAAAGCTGCGCGACCCCAGCGTGCGGGTGATCGCGCTGACCGACGAACGCTTCCAGGACCCGCGGCTGGACTCGGTGGTGTACGCCTACCTGCCTCCCAACACCCCCAACGATCTGATGGAACGGATGGTGGATAACGCGGTGGACCACATCCACCTGCACGCGACGCGGCGTCAGGTGGGGGAGCAACTGGCGGGTGCGACGCGCGAGATCTCGGAGCTGAACAAGATCGGGGCGGCGCTGTCGGCGGAGCACGACACGGAGCGGCTGCTGGACATGATCCTGACCAAGTGCCGCGAGATCACCCAGAGCGACGCGGGCTCGCTGTACCTGGTGGAGGCCGAGGAAAGCAAGCTGCCGCCGGGGAAGGTGAAGGACGAGCGCAAGGAGCAGCGCAAGCATCTTCTCTTCAAGCTGGCGCAGAACGACTCGCGGTCGTTCCCCTTCAAGGAAACGACGATGGAGCTGAGCAAGAAATCCATCGCCGGATACGTGGCGCTGACGGGCGAGGGCCTGCGGCTGGGCGACGCCTACGAGCTGCCGGAGGACGTACCCTTCTCCTTCAGCCGGCGCTTCGACGAGAGCTCGGGGTACCGCACCAAGTCCATCCTGGCCATCCCCATGCGCAACCAGAAGGCGGAAGTGGTGGGGGTGGTGCAACTGCTGAATGCGAAGCGGAATTACGACATCAAGCTGGAAGACGCGGCGATGGTGGAGACGGAGGTGGTGTCGTACACGCAGCGGCAGCAGGAATTGGTGGAGTCGCTGGCCAGCCAGGCGGCGGTGGCCTACGAGAACAGCCAGCTATATGAGGCCATCCAGCGGATGCTGGAAGGGTTCGTGAAGGCGTCGGTCATCGCGATCGAGGCGCGCGATCCCACCACCAGCGGCCATTCGTTCCGGGTGGCCAACCTGACGGTGGCGCTGGCGGAATCGGTGGACCGCTGCGATGCGGGACCGTTCGCCGACCTGAAGTTCGCGCGCAGCGAGATGAAAGAGATCCGCTACGCCTCGCTGCTGCACGACTTCGGAAAAGTCGGGGTGCGGGAGGAAGTGCTGGTCAAGGCCAAGAAGCTGTATCCGGCGCAGATGGACCTGATCCAGCAACGCATCGAGTTCGCCAAGCGCACGCGCGAGGTGGAGATCCTGCGGGCGAAGCTCGAGCACCTGCTGGAGCAAGGGCGCGAGTCGTTCGCCAAGAGAACGCCGGAACTGGACGCGGAGCTGGAGCGGCAACTGCGGCTGCTCGACGACTATCTCGGGATCATCAGCAAGGCGAACGAGCCGACGGTGCTGCCGGAAGGCAGCTTCGACATGCTGCAGGGCATCTCGGCGGAGAAGTTCGTCAGTTTCGCGGGCGAGGAGCGGGTGCTGCTGACGCCCGACGAGGTGCGGCTGCTCTCCATCCGCAAGGGCTCGCTGGACGACTCGGAGCGGCTGCAGATCGAGTCGCACGTGGTGCATACCTTCAACTTCCTGCAACAGATCCCGTGGACACGGGAGATACGGGCGATCCCGGAGATCGCGCGCGGACACCACGAGAAACTGAACGGGAAGGGCTATCCCTACAAGCTGTCGGCGCCGGAGATCCCGGTGCAGACGCGGATGATGACCATCTCGGACATCTTCGACGCGCTGTCGGCCAGCGACCGTCCTTATAAGAAGGCGGTGAGCCAGGAGCGGGCCATCGAGATCCTGGGATTCGCGGTGAAGGACGGCGAGCTCGACCCCGAGCTGTTCAAGATCTTCCTGGAGGCGAAGGTGTTCGAGAAGTGGAAGATCGAGCCGTACCCGTACTAG
- a CDS encoding PaaI family thioesterase, with translation MSKSLQETYAPANICFGCGPANPQGLHIQSFVEGDEVVAEWQPQPHHQAYHGALNGGIIGALLDCHSNWTAAYHLMKRQGAEHPPCTVTAEYAIKLLRPTPTEAGPLRLVARVAEIKDDRAVIEAELRAGGQVCATCRGKFVAVKEGHPAFHRW, from the coding sequence ATGAGCAAGAGTCTGCAAGAGACGTACGCGCCGGCGAACATCTGCTTCGGATGCGGGCCGGCGAACCCGCAGGGGCTGCACATCCAGAGCTTCGTCGAAGGGGACGAGGTGGTGGCGGAGTGGCAGCCGCAGCCGCATCACCAGGCGTACCACGGGGCGCTGAACGGCGGGATCATCGGGGCGCTGCTGGACTGCCATTCCAACTGGACGGCGGCGTATCACCTGATGAAGCGGCAGGGGGCGGAGCATCCGCCCTGTACGGTGACGGCGGAGTATGCCATCAAGCTGCTGCGTCCGACGCCGACCGAGGCCGGGCCGTTGCGGCTGGTGGCGCGGGTGGCGGAGATCAAGGACGACCGCGCCGTCATCGAAGCCGAGCTGCGGGCGGGCGGACAGGTGTGCGCGACCTGCCGAGGGAAATTCGTGGCGGTGAAAGAGGGGCATCCGGCGTTCCACCGGTGGTGA
- a CDS encoding type I restriction-modification system subunit M, producing the protein MNGFTDKVAFIWSVADLLRGPYKPHQYGRVILPLTVLRRLDCVLEPTKQKVLDRHAVLKSGPVKDFEPILNRVAGHAFHNISKMDFQKLKGDPDKIAPNLDKYIKSFSSKARQIFEFFEFDKEIAKLDESDRLYQVVKKFADIDLHPDKVPNHEMGLIFEDLIRRFNESSNETAGDHFTPREVIRLMVNLLFEPDGAVLRKAGIVRTLYDPACGTGGMLSVSEEYLRDLNPQAQLEVFGQDYNNEAFAICCSDMMIKGQNPENIKFGDSFTKDGLPGMKFDYLLANPPFGVEWKPQADAIEKEHEEKGFEGRFGAGLPRINDGSFLFIQHMISKTKPSGSRLAIVFNGSPLFTGDAGSGESDIRKWIIENDWLEAIVALPDQMFYNTGISTYIWILTNRKRPERRGKVQLINAVDLFQKMRRSLGNKRNELSDAHIADITRIYGEFKESEQSKIFDNDDFGYRQITVERPLRLRFQVTQERIEWLKEQTAFQNLARSRKKGKEGQREIEAGEALQAEIIAMLKGMNQAVVDKSRPAFEKRLTRAAQSADIRLSAALQKAILTAMSERNDEAQICVDADGNPEPDSELRDYENVPLKENIHLYFNKEVKPHVRDAWIEESKTRIGYEIPFTRHFYKYTPPRPLEEIRAEIKRVEHELVKALAEVMG; encoded by the coding sequence ATGAACGGATTCACTGACAAGGTTGCATTCATCTGGAGCGTTGCTGACCTGCTGCGCGGCCCTTACAAGCCACACCAGTACGGCAGGGTGATTTTGCCCCTGACGGTACTCAGGCGTCTCGACTGCGTTCTTGAGCCGACCAAGCAGAAGGTGCTCGACAGGCACGCCGTTCTGAAGAGTGGCCCGGTAAAGGATTTCGAGCCGATTCTGAACCGCGTAGCTGGACATGCGTTCCACAACATCAGCAAGATGGACTTCCAGAAGCTGAAGGGCGATCCCGACAAGATCGCTCCGAACCTCGACAAGTACATTAAAAGCTTTTCGTCTAAGGCGCGGCAGATTTTCGAGTTCTTCGAGTTCGACAAGGAGATCGCCAAGCTCGACGAGTCCGACCGTCTGTACCAAGTGGTCAAGAAATTTGCTGATATAGACCTGCACCCCGACAAAGTTCCGAATCATGAGATGGGCCTCATCTTCGAGGACTTGATCCGGCGCTTCAATGAATCCTCGAACGAGACGGCGGGAGATCACTTCACCCCACGCGAAGTCATCCGTCTGATGGTGAACCTGCTGTTCGAGCCGGACGGGGCGGTCTTACGGAAGGCGGGCATTGTCCGCACGCTTTACGATCCGGCTTGTGGAACGGGCGGAATGTTGTCAGTTTCGGAGGAATATCTCCGCGACCTGAACCCACAAGCGCAGCTTGAGGTCTTCGGGCAGGACTACAACAACGAGGCTTTCGCCATCTGCTGCTCGGACATGATGATCAAGGGGCAGAACCCGGAGAACATCAAATTCGGCGACAGCTTCACGAAGGACGGGTTACCCGGCATGAAGTTCGATTACCTGCTGGCAAACCCACCCTTCGGCGTCGAGTGGAAGCCACAGGCCGACGCCATTGAGAAGGAGCACGAAGAGAAGGGATTCGAGGGCCGCTTCGGGGCAGGTCTGCCGCGCATCAATGACGGATCATTCTTGTTTATTCAGCACATGATCTCGAAGACGAAGCCGAGCGGCTCACGGCTGGCGATTGTGTTCAACGGCTCACCCCTATTCACAGGTGACGCCGGATCGGGCGAGAGCGACATCCGCAAGTGGATCATCGAGAACGACTGGCTCGAAGCGATTGTCGCGCTACCCGACCAGATGTTCTACAACACCGGCATTTCGACTTACATCTGGATTTTGACGAACCGCAAGCGCCCCGAGAGGCGCGGCAAGGTTCAACTGATCAATGCCGTGGATCTGTTCCAGAAGATGCGACGTAGCTTGGGCAACAAGAGGAACGAGCTTTCCGACGCGCACATTGCCGACATCACCCGCATTTATGGGGAATTCAAGGAATCGGAGCAGTCGAAGATATTTGACAACGACGACTTCGGATACCGGCAGATTACGGTCGAGCGCCCACTCCGCCTGCGCTTTCAGGTGACGCAGGAACGGATCGAGTGGCTGAAGGAACAGACCGCGTTCCAGAACCTCGCCAGGAGCAGGAAAAAGGGAAAAGAGGGCCAGCGAGAAATCGAGGCTGGCGAGGCATTACAGGCCGAGATCATCGCCATGCTGAAGGGAATGAACCAAGCCGTGGTGGACAAGAGCCGCCCTGCTTTCGAGAAACGGCTGACACGCGCAGCACAGTCTGCGGACATCAGGCTCTCGGCTGCGCTGCAAAAGGCAATCCTGACAGCGATGTCTGAGCGCAACGACGAGGCCCAGATTTGTGTCGATGCAGATGGCAACCCGGAGCCGGATTCCGAATTGCGTGATTACGAGAACGTGCCGCTGAAGGAAAACATCCACCTGTACTTCAA